The following are encoded in a window of Phaseolus vulgaris cultivar G19833 chromosome 3, P. vulgaris v2.0, whole genome shotgun sequence genomic DNA:
- the LOC137839443 gene encoding uncharacterized protein, with amino-acid sequence MADECLPQIVAEGLTGSLEKLELDCRIHQEVASTAGAEAEKVKCDMMMQGLEFSRVENALNEELRSLRKDKKELHKKLHDKLQDAVELESKTVPMRKRIVELEEARRSDAEQMSKLEKRSTERETLLGKVEQDRDKASKDLSETVTELARVREENSGFTQKINELQLQITWVREENNGFKTTIDELQLEAA; translated from the coding sequence ATGGCCGACGAATGCCTCCCTCAAATTGTCGCCGAAGGGCTGACAGGCTCCTTGGAGAAACTTGAGCTCGATTGCCGCATCCATCAAGAGGTGGCAAGCACCGCGGGAGCCGAGGCCGAGAAAGTCAAGTGCGACATGATGATGCAAGGCCTAGAGTTCTCGCGGGTCGAGAACGCTCTCAACGAAGAGCTCCGAAGCTTGCGTAAGGACAAGAAAGAACTGCACAAGAAGCTGCACGACAAGCTTCAGGACGCcgttgagctggagagcaaaacCGTTCCTATGAGGAAGCGAATCGTGGAGCTGGAGGAGGCCCGAAGGTCCGACGCGGAGCAGATGTCCAAACTGGAAAAAAGGTCGACCGAGCGGGAAACTCTTTTGGGCAAGGTCGAGCAAGATCGGGATAAGGCATCCAAAGATTTGAGTGAGACAGTTACCGAGCTTGCCCGAGTTCGTGAGGAGAACAGCGGGTTCACGCAAAAGATCAACGAGCTTCAACTTCAAATCACCTGGGTTCGTGAAGAGAACAACGGGTTCAAGACAACgatcgacgagcttcagctTGAGGCTGCCTAA
- the LOC137839444 gene encoding uncharacterized protein → MSTLSGTALDWFVSLPTGHITTFQQFSKMFVEQYIVSKAPPLVSYDLFDVRQYQGESLKDFLNRFGAQIVCLPGKDEEMFVHAFKKGVLPEPFSESLIKSHPATFAEIRQRVVAHIAAESEVSEKRGNVAPAKPRIQTRVQPQRVMEAAVGKRDQRMRHPYDPKKNKGKGPGRPRETNRPPRYEFVMGLADLIAIPNIAVRLKVPEKTMEKVLGPN, encoded by the coding sequence atgagcactctcagTGGGACAGCgctggactggttcgtcagtttgcctactggccacattaccacgtttcagcagttttccaagatgtttgttgagcagtatataGTGAGCAAGGCACCAccgttggtgtcttacgacctgttcgatgtgaggcagtaccaaggggagtccctgaaggatttcctgaacagattcggagctcagatAGTCTGCTTGCCAGGTAAAGACGAGGAAATGTTTGTacatgccttcaagaagggtgtGTTGCCCGAACCCTTTAGTGAATCGCTTATCAAgagtcaccccgccacgtttgctgaaatccGGCAACGTgtcgtggctcacatcgccgctgaaagcgaagtctccgagaaaaggggaaacgtggccccaGCTAAGCCGCGCATCCAGACAAGggtccagccacagagggtaatggaggcaGCGGTGGGGAAGAGGGACCAAAGGATGCGTCATCCTTATGACCCTAAGAAGAATAAGGGGAAGGGGCCGGGGCGGCCCAGAGAGACTAATCGCCCGCCAAGGTATGAGTTCGTAATGGGGTTGGCcgatctgatcgccatcccgaATATTGCTGTCAGGCTCAAGGTGCCTGAGAAGACAATGGAAAAGGTTTTGGGTCCAAACTAG
- the LOC137806944 gene encoding UDP-glucose flavonoid 3-O-glucosyltransferase 7-like — protein sequence MDHQHPPLNLHFIPYLAPGHLIPLCSIATLFAARGHHVTVISTPCYAQILRKSSPSLHLHVVEFPAREAGFPDGVELMSAANSLEDARKFHYATTLLRVPISRFLEQHPPDCIVADFFYPWVHDVANNLRIPSFAFNGFSLFTVAAMESVRSNPALDSDSGPFVIPDFPHHIILCSRPPKMATAFMDRLLETEMKSDGLIVNSFAELDGVEYIQHYEKGTGHKAWHLGPGCLAAKIGEERGKKSVVSEKELVSWLNSKQPKSVVYVCFGSMCRFPDKQLYEMACGLEEAAHDFVWVVPEKKGKEDESEEEKEKWLPKGFEERNAKKGLIIRGWAPQLLILGHTAVAAFLTHCGWNSTLEAITAGVPMLTWPVVGDQFYNERLVTEVRGVGLEVGATEWRLIGYGESEKLVTSDCIQKAVRRLMDGGDEAQEIRRRAREFADKAKQSLRDGGSSHNNLTALIAHLTRLRDTR from the coding sequence ATGGATCATCAACATCCACCGCTCAACCTTCACTTTATTCCTTACCTAGCACCGGGCCATCTCATCCCTCTCTGCAGCATAGCCACACTCTTCGCCGCACGTGGCCACCACGTCACCGTCATCTCCACTCCCTGCTACGCCCAAATCCTTCGCAAATCCAGCCCCTCCCTCCACCTCCACGTCGTCGAATTCCCTGCCCGTGAAGCCGGCTTCCCCGACGGCGTCGAACTCATGTCCGCCGCCAATAGCCTAGAAGACGCCAGAAAGTTCCACTACGCCACCACGCTCCTCCGCGTCCCCATCAGCCGTTTCCTAGAGCAGCACCCACCCGATTGCATCGTCGCCGACTTCTTCTACCCCTGGGTCCACGACGTGGCGAACAACCTCCGCATCCCGAGCTTCGCCTTCAACGGTTTCTCACTCTTCACCGTGGCAGCCATGGAGTCCGTGAGATCAAACCCCGCACTTGACTCCGACAGTGGCCCCTTCGTGATCCCTGACTTTCCTCACCACATCATCTTGTGCTCGAGACCACCCAAGATGGCCACCGCCTTCATGGACAGGCTTCTGGAAACAGAGATGAAGAGCGACGGTCTAATCGTGAACAGCTTCGCGGAACTCGACGGAGTAGAGTACATTCAGCACTACGAGAAAGGCACGGGCCACAAAGCTTGGCATCTAGGGCCAGGGTGTCTGGCCGCAAAAATCGGCGAAGAGAGGGGCAAGAAAAGCGTGGTGAGCGAGAAGGAGTTAGTGAGTTGGTTGAACTCGAAGCAGCCGAAGTCTGTTGTGTACGTATGCTTCGGTAGCATGTGTCGGTTTCCGGATAAGCAGCTTTACGAGATGGCGTGCGGGTTAGAAGAGGCGGCGCATGATTTTGTATGGGTGGTTCCGGAGAAGAAGGGGAAGGAGGATGAGAGCGAGGAGGAGAAGGAGAAGTGGCTTCCAAAGGGATTCGAAGAGAGGAATGCAAAGAAAGGGCTGATTATCAGGGGGTGGGCCCCGCAGCTTCTTATCTTGGGCCACACTGCTGTCGCTGCCTTCCTCACGCACTGCGGTTGGAACTCCACGTTGGAGGCAATTACTGCTGGAGTTCCCATGCTGACGTGGCCGGTGGTAGGGGATCAGTTCTACAACGAGAGGTTGGTTACTGAGGTGCGTGGGGTCGGGCTGGAGGTGGGCGCCACCGAGTGGAGACTCATCGGGTACGGGGAGAGCGAGAAGCTGGTCACCAGTGATTGCATCCAGAAGGCTGTGAGGAGGCTCATGGACGGCGGTGATGAAGCTCAAGAAATCAGACGGCGTGCACGAGAGTTTGCGGATAAGGCTAAACAGTCTCTTCGGGATGGAGGCTCCTCTCACAACAATTTAACTGCCCTCATTGCTCATCTCACGCGCCTCAGAGACACTCGCTAA